From Paenibacillus sp. V4I7, one genomic window encodes:
- the dnaJ gene encoding molecular chaperone DnaJ — MSKRDYYEVLGLGKDASQDDIKKAYRKMARQYHPDVNKAADAEDKFKEAKDAYDVLSDDQKKAQYDRFGHVDPNQGMGGQDFSGGFGDIFDMFFGGGGGGNRRNPNAPQRGNDLQYTMTIEFKEAIFGKETDIHIPRTENCDTCNGSGAKPGTKPETCGGCHGSGQQEVVQNTAFGRIVNRRVCTVCNGQGKIIKDKCGTCHGAGKVKKQRTIHIKIPAGVDDGAQLRVSGEGEGGTRGGPAGDLYVVIRVKTHEFFEREGNDVYCEVPLTFMQAALGDEIEIPTLTEKVKLKIPAGTQTDTYFRLKGKGVPHLRGFGQGDQHVKVIVMTPTNLSEEQKDLLRQFGKQSGENTSEQNQSIFERMKRAFLGD; from the coding sequence ATGAGTAAACGTGATTATTATGAGGTGCTTGGGCTAGGCAAAGATGCATCGCAAGATGATATCAAGAAGGCTTACCGTAAAATGGCTCGTCAGTATCACCCTGACGTGAACAAAGCCGCAGATGCGGAAGATAAATTCAAAGAAGCGAAAGACGCTTATGATGTTTTGAGCGATGATCAGAAAAAAGCCCAATATGATCGCTTTGGTCATGTAGATCCTAACCAAGGTATGGGCGGCCAAGACTTCAGTGGCGGCTTCGGGGATATTTTTGATATGTTCTTCGGTGGTGGCGGCGGTGGAAACCGTCGTAACCCCAATGCTCCACAACGCGGGAATGATTTGCAATACACGATGACGATTGAGTTCAAAGAAGCGATTTTCGGGAAAGAAACCGATATCCATATTCCTCGAACTGAAAATTGTGATACGTGTAACGGATCCGGTGCTAAGCCAGGTACGAAGCCGGAAACTTGCGGCGGTTGTCATGGCAGCGGGCAGCAGGAAGTCGTACAGAATACAGCTTTTGGACGTATTGTTAACCGTCGTGTATGTACGGTTTGTAATGGCCAAGGGAAGATCATCAAAGATAAATGCGGAACGTGTCATGGCGCTGGTAAGGTAAAAAAACAGCGTACCATCCACATCAAGATTCCTGCTGGTGTTGATGATGGCGCGCAGCTTCGTGTATCCGGCGAAGGTGAAGGCGGAACTCGCGGGGGCCCTGCAGGCGACCTTTACGTCGTTATTCGTGTGAAAACACATGAATTCTTCGAACGTGAAGGCAATGATGTCTATTGTGAAGTTCCATTAACCTTCATGCAGGCAGCGTTAGGTGATGAGATCGAGATTCCAACACTCACTGAGAAAGTTAAGCTCAAAATTCCTGCTGGTACGCAAACCGATACGTATTTCCGCTTAAAAGGTAAAGGGGTTCCTCACCTTCGCGGCTTCGGTCAAGGTGATCAACATGTGAAAGTGATTGTGATGACGCCAACGAATTTGAGTGAAGAACAAAAGGATTTGCTCCGTCAATTTGGTAAACAAAGCGGCGAAAATACTTCCGAGCAAAATCAATCGATATTTGAACGTATGAAGAGAGCCTTCTTAGGCGATTAA
- the dnaK gene encoding molecular chaperone DnaK: MSKVIGIDLGTTNSCVAVMEGGEAVVIPNPEGNRTTPSVVGFKKDGERVVGETAKRQAITNPDKTISSIKRHIGTNHKENIDGKDYTPQEISAIILQKLKADAEAYLGQTVTQAVITVPAYFNDSQRQATKDAGKIAGLEVLRIVNEPTAAALAYGLEKTEDQTILVYDLGGGTFDVSILELGDGFFEVKATSGDNKLGGDDFDQVIIDYLVAEFKKEQGIDLSKDKAAVQRLKDAAEKAKKELSGVLTTTVSLPFITVADGVPQHLELNLTRAKFEELSASLVERTLGPTRQALQDSGLSTSQIDKVVLVGGSTRIPAVVEAIKKLTGKEPHKGVNPDEVVALGAAVQAGVLTGEVKDVVLLDVTPLSLGIETAGGVFTKMIDRNTTIPTTKSQVYSTYADNQTSVEIHVLQGERSMASGNKTLGRFMLGDIPPAPRGVPQIEVSFDIDANGIVNVSALDKGTGKSQKITITSSSGLSDAEVEQMVKDAEAHAEEDRIRKELVEARNEADQLVYSVDKTIKDLGDKVDQGEIDKANAAKEKVTAALAGNELEAIKKATEELTEVIQQLSVKLYEQAAQSQGAEGEAGAGEAPKGRENVVDADYEVVDEPKK, from the coding sequence ATGAGTAAAGTAATTGGTATTGACTTAGGTACAACAAATTCTTGCGTTGCCGTAATGGAAGGCGGCGAAGCCGTCGTAATTCCTAACCCGGAGGGTAACCGTACAACCCCTTCCGTTGTTGGTTTCAAGAAAGATGGCGAGCGTGTAGTTGGTGAAACAGCAAAGCGTCAAGCAATCACAAACCCAGACAAAACAATTAGCTCCATCAAGCGTCACATCGGTACTAACCACAAAGAAAACATCGATGGCAAAGATTACACACCACAAGAAATCTCAGCTATTATTCTGCAAAAGCTGAAAGCTGATGCTGAAGCTTACCTTGGTCAAACCGTAACGCAAGCTGTTATTACGGTTCCTGCTTATTTCAATGACAGCCAACGTCAAGCAACAAAAGATGCTGGTAAAATTGCTGGTCTTGAAGTTCTTCGTATCGTCAATGAACCAACTGCAGCAGCACTAGCTTACGGTTTGGAAAAAACAGAAGATCAAACGATTCTCGTTTATGACCTTGGTGGTGGTACATTTGACGTATCCATCCTTGAATTAGGCGATGGTTTCTTTGAAGTTAAAGCAACAAGTGGAGACAACAAGCTTGGCGGCGACGACTTCGACCAAGTCATCATCGATTATCTCGTAGCTGAATTCAAAAAAGAGCAAGGCATAGATCTTTCCAAAGATAAAGCAGCGGTACAACGTTTGAAAGATGCAGCTGAAAAAGCGAAAAAAGAGCTTTCCGGCGTACTGACAACAACCGTTTCCTTGCCGTTCATTACAGTAGCTGACGGGGTTCCTCAGCATTTGGAGTTGAACCTAACTCGTGCGAAGTTCGAAGAGCTTTCCGCTAGTCTTGTTGAAAGAACACTTGGACCAACTCGTCAAGCACTGCAGGATTCCGGTTTGTCCACAAGCCAAATCGATAAAGTTGTTCTTGTTGGTGGATCCACACGTATCCCAGCGGTTGTTGAAGCGATCAAGAAATTAACTGGTAAAGAGCCTCACAAAGGCGTTAACCCAGATGAAGTTGTTGCCCTTGGTGCAGCTGTTCAAGCTGGTGTATTGACAGGTGAAGTGAAAGACGTCGTTCTTCTTGACGTAACACCACTTTCCCTTGGTATCGAAACAGCTGGCGGTGTGTTCACGAAAATGATCGACCGCAACACAACAATCCCTACAACGAAATCACAAGTGTACTCCACTTATGCAGATAACCAAACTAGCGTTGAGATTCACGTGCTTCAAGGTGAGCGTTCGATGGCTAGCGGGAACAAAACACTAGGCCGTTTCATGCTTGGTGATATTCCTCCAGCTCCACGTGGCGTTCCGCAAATCGAAGTTAGCTTCGATATCGATGCGAACGGTATCGTTAACGTGTCTGCACTTGACAAAGGAACTGGCAAAAGCCAAAAAATCACGATCACTTCTTCCAGCGGCTTAAGCGATGCAGAAGTTGAACAAATGGTGAAAGATGCGGAAGCTCATGCTGAGGAAGACCGTATCCGTAAAGAGCTTGTAGAAGCTCGTAACGAAGCGGATCAACTCGTATATTCCGTTGACAAAACGATCAAAGATCTTGGAGATAAAGTAGACCAAGGCGAGATCGACAAAGCGAACGCTGCAAAAGAGAAAGTGACAGCTGCTCTAGCTGGTAACGAACTCGAAGCGATCAAAAAAGCAACAGAAGAGTTGACAGAAGTCATTCAACAACTTTCCGTGAAGCTGTATGAGCAAGCTGCTCAGTCACAAGGTGCTGAAGGCGAAGCTGGTGCTGGCGAAGCCCCTAAAGGCAGAGAGAATGTTGTCGACGCAGATTACGAAGTTGTTGACGAACCCAAAAAATAA
- the grpE gene encoding nucleotide exchange factor GrpE, which translates to MSTGDNKTAEQDVNTTYAAEGEQAAEQQEAVGQDSQAEVSEETKEVSELETARVQAEENYQRLLRVQADFDNFRRRARAEKEDFAKYASLKLIEQLLPIVDNFDRALSSSKETKDFDALVKGLDMTYRGIDQLLTAEGLKPIDSVGQPFNPEFHQAVMQVESEEHEEGIVVEELQKGYILKDKVIRPAMVKVSV; encoded by the coding sequence TTGAGTACTGGAGATAACAAAACAGCCGAGCAAGACGTGAACACTACATACGCAGCCGAAGGCGAGCAAGCCGCTGAACAACAAGAAGCGGTAGGCCAAGATTCGCAAGCGGAGGTTTCTGAGGAAACCAAAGAAGTTAGCGAGTTGGAAACGGCGCGTGTGCAAGCAGAAGAAAACTATCAGCGTTTATTACGCGTTCAAGCGGACTTCGACAACTTCCGCCGCCGCGCTAGAGCGGAGAAGGAAGATTTCGCGAAATACGCTTCGCTAAAATTGATTGAACAGCTTTTACCGATTGTAGATAACTTTGATCGCGCGCTGTCTTCAAGCAAGGAGACGAAGGATTTCGACGCATTGGTGAAAGGCTTGGATATGACGTACCGCGGCATCGATCAACTGCTAACCGCAGAAGGGCTTAAACCGATCGATTCCGTAGGTCAACCGTTCAATCCGGAATTCCACCAAGCGGTTATGCAGGTTGAATCCGAAGAACACGAAGAAGGTATCGTGGTAGAAGAACTGCAAAAAGGCTATATCCTCAAAGATAAAGTCATCCGACCTGCCATGGTCAAAGTTAGCGTGTAA
- a CDS encoding TCP-1/cpn60 chaperonin family protein: MSGMKTVHSEGEERYSTLVNNAAAVRAICSAVEGTLGPKGLDTMLVGGQGEVIITNDGVTILEKMDVTHPAARLMIQVARSQQRQIGDGTTTATVLAGALVQEGVAQVTRGVPVAKVVSGMLQGIELAVKSLQSRSRAIAGLGDSALKRIAITAGREQADIAKLIVQAAEAVGEAKLREDGYRFADSVLAHEEASSEVWTGILLNQKPMNLHLEHELRDARILVLHDALEPEAVSEEALVTEAGFQRYMQLREQFRSSLGSLLELGVGLIASDRGVDPEAEQFCSDHGIIVLQRLSRRDMQLLSEHTGARPVRRTALRKSAPELGAALGHAGYAAYDERLERVRVARGHGEQHVTVIVGAATREAAHERSRIAKDAASAVQAAVRGGYLPGGGAAEMAVAHDLERVRETMKGMEGFGVAAVAGALRKPVAQIVVNAGYNPLEKVEELKAAQIALETDSLGIDCDTGQVTDFLKAGIVDPADVKIHALQAAGEVAAAVLRIHTVIKMKQPFEEA, translated from the coding sequence ATGAGCGGAATGAAAACAGTTCATAGCGAGGGAGAGGAACGTTACTCTACGCTGGTCAACAATGCTGCAGCCGTAAGAGCGATTTGTTCTGCGGTCGAGGGGACACTCGGACCCAAAGGTCTCGATACCATGTTAGTTGGTGGGCAGGGTGAAGTCATCATTACCAATGATGGTGTAACTATTTTGGAAAAAATGGACGTCACTCATCCTGCGGCTAGGTTGATGATTCAGGTCGCACGCAGCCAGCAGCGACAAATCGGCGACGGTACAACGACGGCAACGGTTCTTGCCGGAGCTTTGGTGCAAGAAGGTGTCGCTCAGGTGACGCGCGGCGTACCGGTCGCTAAGGTCGTTAGCGGCATGCTGCAAGGCATCGAGCTGGCGGTAAAAAGCTTACAAAGCCGAAGCCGCGCGATTGCCGGCTTAGGTGATAGTGCGCTGAAACGCATTGCTATCACGGCCGGTAGGGAGCAGGCGGACATCGCAAAGCTCATCGTTCAAGCCGCCGAAGCGGTCGGTGAGGCGAAGCTTCGCGAAGACGGCTACCGCTTCGCAGACAGCGTGCTCGCCCATGAAGAGGCGAGCAGTGAGGTATGGACCGGCATTTTGCTGAACCAGAAGCCGATGAACCTGCATCTGGAGCATGAGCTGCGCGATGCTCGAATTCTCGTGCTGCATGATGCTCTGGAGCCTGAGGCGGTCAGCGAAGAAGCGCTGGTCACCGAGGCAGGCTTCCAGCGCTACATGCAGCTGCGGGAGCAGTTCCGCAGCAGCCTAGGCTCGCTGCTGGAGCTTGGCGTCGGTCTGATCGCATCAGACCGCGGGGTCGACCCCGAGGCGGAGCAGTTCTGCTCCGACCATGGCATTATCGTGCTGCAGCGGCTGTCCCGCAGGGACATGCAGCTGCTGAGCGAGCACACCGGCGCTAGGCCGGTGCGGCGCACAGCGCTGCGCAAGAGCGCGCCGGAGCTTGGTGCCGCCCTCGGGCACGCGGGTTATGCCGCGTACGATGAGCGGCTAGAGCGCGTGCGCGTAGCGCGCGGTCACGGCGAGCAGCACGTGACCGTGATCGTCGGCGCCGCGACACGCGAAGCGGCGCACGAGCGCTCGCGCATCGCGAAGGACGCTGCCTCAGCCGTTCAAGCCGCCGTACGCGGCGGGTACTTGCCCGGAGGCGGCGCCGCGGAGATGGCGGTCGCCCATGATCTCGAGCGCGTCCGCGAGACGATGAAGGGCATGGAAGGCTTCGGTGTTGCCGCTGTCGCAGGGGCACTTCGCAAGCCGGTGGCCCAGATTGTCGTCAATGCGGGCTACAATCCGCTCGAGAAGGTTGAAGAGCTGAAAGCCGCGCAGATTGCGCTGGAAACCGACAGTCTCGGTATCGATTGCGATACGGGACAAGTAACTGACTTCTTAAAAGCAGGCATTGTGGATCCAGCTGATGTGAAAATTCACGCTCTGCAAGCGGCTGGAGAAGTTGCTGCCGCTGTGCTGCGTATTCATACGGTTATTAAGATGAAGCAGCCTTTTGAAGAGGCTTAA
- the hrcA gene encoding heat-inducible transcriptional repressor HrcA, translated as MLTERQRMILSAIIDDYVRSAEPIGSRSISKRGNVGFSPATIRNEMSDLEEMGYLEQPHTSAGRIPSHKGYRYYVDHLLGHGTLHNNDLNSMKGAFAERIQEMEGVIQHVAGMLSSLTNYTSIVLGPEVFSTTLKHLQIIPLSETTAVAIIVMNTGHVENKTVSIPEGIRMSDIEKVVNILNAKLKNVPLIEFKSRLYNEISSELSKYVNGYQELLAVVESVLQSNEKDRVFLSGMTNMLTQPEFKDVDKVKSIFDLLEEAPTLIKLFTSSNEGIEIKIGAENSIEAINNCSLITASYSIGDKPLGTIGILGPTRMEYGRVISLMEHLSKHLEVVLGRWYGK; from the coding sequence ATGTTGACGGAGCGTCAGCGCATGATTTTAAGTGCAATCATTGATGATTATGTTCGTTCAGCAGAGCCAATTGGTTCGCGAAGTATTTCGAAGCGGGGCAATGTCGGATTCAGTCCGGCGACGATCCGTAACGAGATGTCTGATCTCGAAGAAATGGGTTATTTGGAGCAGCCCCATACGTCCGCAGGTCGTATACCCTCGCACAAAGGTTATCGCTATTATGTCGATCATTTGCTTGGGCATGGTACCTTGCATAATAACGATTTGAACTCCATGAAGGGTGCTTTTGCCGAACGTATTCAAGAGATGGAAGGTGTGATCCAGCATGTTGCGGGGATGCTCTCCAGTCTTACGAATTATACATCGATCGTGCTTGGCCCTGAGGTATTCAGTACAACGCTGAAACACTTACAGATTATCCCGCTTTCAGAAACGACAGCCGTTGCCATTATTGTTATGAATACGGGGCATGTGGAGAATAAAACAGTTTCCATTCCTGAAGGCATACGGATGTCTGATATTGAGAAGGTTGTTAATATTCTGAATGCAAAGCTTAAAAACGTACCGTTGATCGAATTTAAATCCAGGCTTTATAATGAAATTTCGAGCGAGTTAAGCAAGTATGTGAACGGGTATCAAGAGCTTCTTGCGGTTGTGGAAAGCGTGCTTCAAAGCAATGAGAAGGATCGCGTCTTCCTAAGCGGTATGACGAATATGTTGACCCAACCCGAGTTCAAGGATGTTGACAAGGTTAAGAGCATTTTTGATCTATTAGAAGAAGCACCTACCCTCATCAAACTGTTTACATCGTCAAATGAAGGCATTGAGATTAAAATTGGTGCTGAAAATAGTATTGAAGCTATCAATAATTGCAGCTTAATAACGGCTTCCTATTCGATTGGCGATAAGCCTCTTGGAACGATAGGAATTCTAGGTCCTACCCGTATGGAATATGGCAGGGTCATTAGCTTAATGGAGCATTTGTCGAAACATCTTGAAGTCGTTCTCGGGCGTTGGTATGGCAAATGA
- a CDS encoding N-acetyltransferase yields MNLSTTVSVRKASISDIEKLHDIIQGYAKQGIMLPRSKEMLEEQIDTFVVAESDGLLIGCGSLTRLGPDLVEIRSLGMTQGYKGQGIGGKLVNFLVEEARSQGIIKVMALTYEVAFFQKNGFTLVPKEIFPEKVWKDCMHCKKQYCCDEIAVLKRLD; encoded by the coding sequence GTGAATCTATCAACTACAGTGTCCGTTAGAAAAGCTTCGATAAGTGATATTGAGAAGCTGCATGATATTATACAAGGCTATGCCAAGCAGGGAATTATGCTGCCGCGGAGCAAAGAGATGCTGGAGGAACAGATCGACACTTTCGTTGTCGCTGAATCGGATGGCTTGCTGATAGGCTGCGGATCCCTCACACGGCTTGGGCCTGATCTTGTTGAGATTCGCTCACTCGGGATGACCCAAGGCTACAAGGGGCAAGGAATTGGCGGGAAACTTGTGAACTTCTTAGTTGAAGAGGCAAGGAGCCAAGGCATAATTAAAGTGATGGCGCTCACGTATGAAGTAGCTTTTTTTCAAAAAAACGGCTTTACCCTCGTGCCAAAAGAGATTTTCCCGGAGAAGGTTTGGAAAGATTGTATGCATTGCAAAAAACAGTATTGCTGCGACGAAATCGCCGTACTTAAACGTTTGGATTGA
- the hemW gene encoding radical SAM family heme chaperone HemW: MLVTYTAPTAVYIHIPFCTNKCHYCDFNSYVLKGQPVMEYLDALEREMELTVRNNPPIKVETIFVGGGTPTVLLPDQMERFLGMVRTYFPAESREVEFSMEANPGTTDEDKLAVMKEGGVNRISFGVQSFNNDLLAAIGRIHNTDDVHRSIANAKKLGFDNLSIDLMFGLPKQTVDIMQATLDEALSLDLQHYSIYSLKVEENTLFHTLFNKNQLPLPSEDEEVDMYELIMKRLETAGYKQYEISNFAKPGRESRHNSMYWRNRSYYGLGAGAHGYMNGQRHVNVKGIQPYIDAAKVGLPIMEQFEVTRQEAMEDFMMVGLRLLEGVRNADFIEQFGTTIESQFGETLNGWLRKQLLEQTPDGYRLSKHGILLGNEVFASFLA, from the coding sequence ATGTTAGTAACCTATACGGCCCCAACCGCTGTGTATATTCATATCCCGTTTTGCACAAACAAATGCCATTATTGCGACTTCAACTCTTATGTCCTCAAAGGTCAGCCCGTTATGGAATATCTGGACGCGCTTGAGCGCGAGATGGAACTTACGGTTAGGAATAATCCGCCGATCAAGGTTGAAACGATTTTCGTAGGCGGAGGAACGCCAACGGTACTTCTTCCTGATCAGATGGAACGGTTTCTGGGCATGGTTCGTACGTATTTCCCGGCAGAAAGTAGGGAAGTCGAGTTTTCCATGGAAGCAAACCCAGGAACGACGGACGAAGATAAGCTGGCCGTGATGAAAGAAGGCGGCGTCAATCGGATTAGTTTCGGTGTGCAATCTTTCAATAATGATTTGCTTGCCGCGATTGGGCGCATTCATAATACAGATGATGTGCATAGAAGCATCGCGAATGCCAAAAAGCTAGGTTTCGATAACCTCTCCATTGACTTGATGTTCGGTCTTCCCAAACAAACTGTAGATATCATGCAGGCTACCTTAGATGAGGCTTTATCTCTGGATTTGCAGCATTACTCCATCTATAGCCTAAAAGTAGAAGAGAATACGTTGTTTCACACATTGTTCAACAAGAATCAACTGCCTCTTCCAAGTGAAGATGAAGAAGTCGATATGTACGAACTCATCATGAAGAGGTTAGAGACAGCGGGTTATAAGCAATATGAAATCAGCAACTTCGCTAAACCTGGTCGAGAGAGCAGACACAACTCAATGTACTGGCGTAATCGTTCCTACTATGGACTTGGCGCAGGGGCTCATGGGTATATGAATGGCCAGCGTCATGTGAACGTGAAGGGAATTCAACCTTATATCGATGCTGCCAAGGTAGGCCTGCCGATCATGGAACAATTTGAGGTAACGCGTCAGGAAGCTATGGAAGACTTCATGATGGTTGGATTGCGATTGCTGGAAGGTGTACGCAATGCGGATTTTATCGAACAATTCGGAACCACCATCGAATCCCAATTCGGGGAAACCTTGAATGGCTGGCTGCGAAAACAGCTGCTTGAACAAACGCCGGATGGGTATCGATTGTCCAAACATGGCATCCTGCTTGGCAACGAAGTCTTTGCTTCATTCCTTGCCTAG
- the lepA gene encoding translation elongation factor 4, with amino-acid sequence MTDIRERQQRIRNFSIIAHIDHGKSTLADRILEYTGALSSREMQEQVLDQMDLERERGITIKLQAVRLAYRADNGVDYILNLIDTPGHVDFTYEVSRSLAACEGALLVVDAAQGIEAQTLANVYLALENNLEILPVINKIDLPSADPDKVKQEIEDVIGLDASEAVHASAKAGIGIKEIIEQICEKVPAPQGNPDNPLKALIFDSHYDSYKGVIVYVRVVDGSIKAGSKIKMMATNKVFEVIEVGAFKPRMASVPSLEVGDVGFVVAGIKNVGDTRVGDTVTEADRPAPEALPGYRRINPMVFCGLYPIETTDYNDLREALQKLELNDASLRFEPETSTALGFGFRCGFLGLLHMEIIQERIEREFNIPLITTAPSVIYRITLTNGDVMEIDNPSNYPDPQRIDFVEEPYVKASVIVPNDYVGTIMELCQGKRGEYMNMEYLDTNRVTLTYEIPLSEIVYDFFDMLKSRTKGYASFDYEVSGYKKSNLVKMDILLNAEQVDALSFIVHRDTAYHRGKIICDKLKELIPRQMFEVPIQAAIGQKIVARETVKAMRKNVLAKCYGGDISRKRKLLDKQKEGKKRMKQVGSVEVPQEAFMAVLKIDE; translated from the coding sequence ATGACGGACATTCGAGAAAGACAACAAAGAATTCGCAACTTTTCAATTATCGCTCATATCGATCATGGCAAGTCAACGCTTGCAGACCGCATTCTGGAATATACGGGCGCGTTATCGTCGCGTGAGATGCAGGAGCAAGTGCTGGACCAGATGGATTTGGAGCGGGAACGTGGAATTACGATTAAACTTCAGGCGGTTAGATTGGCTTATCGTGCTGACAATGGCGTCGATTATATTCTAAATTTAATTGATACACCGGGACATGTAGACTTTACATACGAGGTTTCCCGAAGCCTTGCTGCTTGTGAAGGCGCTCTGCTGGTTGTAGACGCTGCACAAGGTATCGAAGCGCAAACACTTGCCAACGTGTACCTGGCATTAGAAAATAATTTAGAAATTTTACCTGTCATCAATAAAATCGATCTACCTAGTGCTGATCCTGATAAAGTGAAACAGGAAATCGAGGACGTTATCGGACTAGATGCCAGCGAGGCTGTTCATGCTTCCGCAAAAGCCGGTATTGGGATTAAAGAGATTATCGAACAAATTTGTGAGAAAGTCCCGGCTCCGCAAGGAAATCCGGACAATCCGCTGAAAGCATTGATCTTCGATTCCCATTACGATAGCTACAAAGGTGTTATTGTTTATGTGCGCGTTGTCGATGGTTCTATCAAAGCGGGCTCCAAAATCAAAATGATGGCGACGAACAAGGTGTTTGAAGTCATTGAAGTCGGGGCTTTCAAACCGAGAATGGCATCCGTTCCTTCTCTTGAGGTTGGAGATGTAGGATTCGTTGTAGCCGGTATCAAAAATGTAGGGGATACACGAGTCGGGGACACGGTTACAGAAGCGGATCGCCCGGCGCCAGAAGCGCTGCCAGGCTATCGCCGAATCAACCCGATGGTGTTCTGCGGACTGTATCCGATCGAAACAACGGATTATAACGATCTGCGTGAAGCTTTGCAGAAGCTGGAGCTGAATGATGCTTCTCTACGTTTTGAACCAGAAACATCTACAGCTTTAGGTTTTGGCTTCCGCTGCGGTTTCTTGGGTCTGCTGCACATGGAAATTATTCAGGAGCGGATTGAACGCGAGTTTAATATTCCGCTGATAACGACGGCGCCAAGCGTTATATACCGCATTACATTAACGAATGGCGATGTGATGGAAATCGATAATCCATCGAACTATCCAGATCCACAGCGAATTGACTTCGTTGAAGAGCCTTATGTCAAAGCATCGGTTATTGTTCCGAATGATTACGTAGGAACAATTATGGAGCTGTGCCAAGGCAAACGCGGTGAATATATGAACATGGAATACCTGGATACCAATCGTGTGACATTAACGTACGAAATTCCGTTATCCGAGATCGTATATGATTTCTTCGATATGTTGAAGTCAAGAACAAAGGGCTATGCTTCATTTGACTATGAAGTGTCTGGCTACAAGAAATCGAATCTCGTGAAAATGGACATTCTTTTGAATGCCGAGCAAGTGGATGCGCTATCCTTCATCGTTCACCGTGATACCGCGTATCATCGTGGCAAAATCATTTGTGATAAGCTGAAGGAACTGATTCCGCGGCAAATGTTTGAAGTGCCGATTCAAGCGGCGATTGGACAGAAGATCGTAGCACGTGAGACGGTTAAAGCGATGCGTAAAAACGTACTCGCCAAATGTTACGGCGGTGACATCTCAAGGAAACGTAAGCTCCTTGATAAGCAAAAAGAAGGTAAGAAACGCATGAAGCAAGTCGGCAGCGTAGAAGTGCCGCAAGAAGCGTTCATGGCTGTTCTTAAAATCGACGAATAG
- the spoIIP gene encoding stage II sporulation protein P → MKWTSATLNLSHVRKTFQSASSVGKTFFILSFGTFALFVLIGVGGFLQNRVMTTSPVSSMKSLAASVTNQFFIDMLGMEVPHLHKDQKKFTFSQHNVFQFAFQFLTDINPNDPKSLVASEVPGMDANKTTVLVRGSASNPSDPIDYGPPSSLDLEAEAKNPQPSPSPEPSPVGGAAPITNATGQPPRTAGDNIAFIYQTHSNESFLPELKGVTDPDKAYSDKVNIISVGQRLAQNLEKDGIGAVHSKTVYPSTVKNFEYPYSYKYSLKTLQEAAVAHPDLQYYFDIHRDSAARNKTTATFDGKDYAQVYFIIGGKNPNWKKNEEFANKIHQVLEAKHPGISKGIHAKEASEGNGLYNQSFSPNNILIEVGGPYNSLEECYRTTDWLAEAISEVILNAKKVDAPAVTPKQS, encoded by the coding sequence ATGAAATGGACATCAGCTACATTGAATCTCAGCCATGTTCGGAAAACGTTTCAGAGCGCAAGTTCCGTCGGAAAAACATTTTTTATACTCAGCTTCGGCACCTTTGCTTTATTTGTTCTTATTGGCGTAGGAGGCTTCTTGCAGAATAGAGTCATGACTACTTCGCCTGTATCATCTATGAAGAGCTTAGCTGCTTCCGTCACAAATCAATTTTTTATCGATATGCTGGGCATGGAAGTGCCTCATCTACATAAAGATCAGAAGAAATTTACATTTTCTCAGCATAATGTGTTTCAATTTGCCTTCCAGTTCTTGACGGATATCAATCCGAACGACCCTAAAAGTCTTGTCGCCAGTGAAGTGCCAGGGATGGATGCCAATAAGACGACGGTATTGGTAAGAGGGAGTGCATCAAATCCCAGTGATCCTATTGATTACGGCCCCCCAAGCTCCCTTGATTTGGAGGCAGAGGCGAAGAATCCTCAGCCATCTCCATCACCAGAACCCTCGCCTGTGGGTGGTGCCGCCCCGATTACAAACGCAACGGGGCAACCGCCAAGAACTGCGGGGGATAATATAGCTTTCATTTATCAAACGCATAGTAATGAGTCTTTTTTGCCGGAGTTAAAAGGTGTTACGGATCCTGACAAGGCTTATAGCGATAAGGTGAATATCATTTCCGTAGGTCAAAGATTAGCTCAAAATTTGGAGAAGGACGGCATTGGTGCCGTACATTCCAAGACGGTCTACCCGAGTACTGTCAAAAATTTCGAATATCCATATTCCTACAAATATTCCTTGAAAACTTTGCAGGAAGCAGCTGTTGCACATCCGGATTTGCAATATTATTTCGATATTCATCGGGATTCCGCTGCACGCAATAAAACGACCGCAACCTTTGATGGGAAAGATTATGCTCAGGTATACTTCATCATCGGCGGTAAAAATCCGAATTGGAAAAAGAATGAGGAATTCGCCAACAAGATTCATCAAGTGTTAGAGGCCAAGCATCCCGGCATATCCAAAGGAATTCACGCGAAAGAAGCCAGTGAAGGCAACGGTTTATATAATCAGAGCTTTTCGCCTAATAATATATTGATTGAAGTCGGTGGTCCGTACAATTCCCTCGAAGAGTGCTATCGAACAACAGATTGGTTGGCAGAGGCTATTTCAGAGGTGATTTTGAACGCGAAGAAGGTTGATGCACCGGCTGTTACCCCTAAGCAATCGTAG